In the genome of Gemmatimonadota bacterium, the window TCTCTCCGAGCCACAGGTCGAAATGGATGTTCAACAGTTCGTAGCTCTGCCTGAGGTCGTCGACGGACACGTCACGGAAATGTTGCCACAGTGCGCGGTAACCCGGGCGACCGGCCTGGAGTTCCACCGTGGCCTGACGGGCGGCTTCGGCGAATTCCAGGTCGCTTTTTTCCCTTTCGCTGGCCTGGGGATACAACTCTTCCAGGTCACCGATGGACACGGGGGGCTCTTCGGGATATGGCCCCGAATAACCGGCATCGAAATAGGGCAGCTCCGGCCGGCGGTTCCGCAGGCCCTCGATGATGAGGCCCATCTGCAGGCCCCAGTCGCCCAGGTGCACGTCGCCAATCACTTCGTGGCCCAGGAAGCGGCAGATCCGAACGATGCTCTCGCCGATGATGGCGGCCCGGAGGTGGCCGACGTGGAGCGGCTTGGCCACGTTGGGCCCGCCGTAATCGACGAGGAATCTCCCCGGCGTCGTGGCGGTTTCGCAGCCCAACCTGTCGTCCTCGTATACTTCCTGGACGTGGGCGGCGATAAAGTCGTCCTGCAACACGATGTTGATGAAGCCCGGTCCGGCGAGCGAAAGCCCATCGAAGACGTCCGGCGCCGAGATGGCATCGACCACGTTCTGTGCGATCTGGCGCGGGTTGGCCCGGTACTGTTTGGCCGCCGCAAGTGCCCCGTTGCACTGGAACTGGCACAGGTCGGGCCGGTCCGATACCCGCACTTCGCCATAGCTTCGATCGTAGCCGGCCGATTGAAAGGCGTCGGCAAACAGGCCGGTCAGTTTATCCGCCAGGGTTCCCACGAAGATCCCTTCAGGCTGGACTACCGTAGATGGTGACCACCAGTCGCCGCGCACCGCCGCGGTCCCGGTGTTCGCAGAGATAGATGCCCTGCCAGATACCCAGGTTCAGCCGGCCGCCGGTGACGGGTATGGACACGCTGCTTCCCATCATCGAGGCCTTGATGTGTGCCGGCATGTCATCCGGCCCCTCCTCGTCATGACGGTAGTACGGCTGGTGCTCCGGGACGAGGACGTTCATGTGGCGCTCGAAGTCGCCCCGGACGTCGGGCGCCGCGTTCTCATTGATGGTGAGGGAAGCGGAGGTGTGGCAGATGAAGACGTGGGCGATGCCCACATCGATGTCCGCCAGCGCGGGGACCTTGTCGGTGATCTCATCCGTCACCAGGTGGTAGCCCCGGGGTCTGGGGGTCAAGGTGATCTGCTTCTGTATCCACCGCATCAGAGTACGTACCGCTTCAGGAACCGTTCCACGTCGTCGTAGAAGGAAACGATGGTCTCCACTTTTCGCCAGCCGTGCCCCTCGCCCTCGTACAACCGGTAGATGTGGGGAACCTTGTTCCGCTTGAGGACCTCGACGATCGATTCGGCCTGGTCCGGCGGGACTACCTTGTCCTCGCTGCCCTGGAATATGGCGACCGGATCTACAATACGGTCCGCGTGGAAAATGGGCGACCAGGCCTGGTACCGGTCGCTGTGCTCAGGCAGCGTCCCCACCATCAGATCCAGGTACTTCGCCTCGAACTTGTGGGTATCCGTGGCCAGGCCGAAGAGATTGGTCACGCCGTAGAGACACAGGCCGGCCCGGAAGACCCCGGGATGATGGACCAGGGCGTTGAGCACGGTAAAACCTCCCGCGCTGCCGCCCTTGATGACGATGCGGTCCAGATCGGCGAGTTCACGTTCCACCAGGGCCAGCGCGCCGCTGACGGCGTCTTCCGTGTCGTACTCGCCCCAGTGCTCGCGCAGGGCGGTCATATAGGATCTGCCATAACCGGTACTTCCACGGTAGTTGACGTAAAGGCAGGCATAGCCCCGGTTGGTGAAGAAGGGGATCTCGGCGGAATAGTCCGTCCGATGCTGGCCGGTCGGTCCCCCGTGGATGCTGACGATGGCCGGCGGCTTTCCGGACCCGGAGAACCGGCTGCTGGCGGGCGGATAGTAGAGTCCGTACACCTCGCCCCCGTCCGGGTTCGTCCAGGAAATCGGTTCGGGAACGGACAGGTCCGCTTCGGGGATCATCTCCGACTGGCTGCGGCGATGCACCGTATGGCAATGCACCGCATGTTCACTTTCTTCCAGGGTGATCACGCGCTCCGGAACGGTGGACGAAGAGGCGATACAGGCCACGGTATCCCGGGCTGGGGAGACGGCGATCTGCATCATCCAGGTGTACCGGGGTGTTTCGAGCTTCGCCTTCAGGCCGGACGACACGCAGACCTTCCACAAAGACGCGAAGCCCTTCTCGTTACTGCGGTAGTAAAGGGTATCGCCGTCCGGCCCCCAGCCGTAGACCCGTACGCCCTGCACCCAGGCCGGGTCGGCCAGGGTGGCGCCCCCGGCCACGACGCGCCGCTCGTCCGTGTCGAGGTCCAGCGCGACCAGGTTCTCCCACTCTCCTTCCGTAACGATGTAGGAAAGCCACCTGCCGTCGGGAGAGAAGGCGGGCTGGAATACGGGCGTATCCGTATCTCCCGCGATCAACCGCTCGTCATCCGGCGCGCGGCGGCCGGAATCGATCCGGGCGGTCTTCAGCCGCGTGCCGTCCCAGGGCATCTGCGGCTGGTCCCACTCGATCCAGGCGATCTGCTCGCCGTCGGGATGCCAGGCCGGCTGCATGTAGAAATCGGCGCCGCGCACCAGGTTCACCGGCCATCCGCTGCCCTCGCCGTCGACCAGGGCGATGACGTCTACCGATTCGCATGTATGGACGTACAGCACCCACTTTCCATCAGGTGACACGGTTGGCGCAGCGGCCGCGCCGAAGGCGGGCGTGATCGGCCGGGCCGTTCCTGGAGCCAGGGACTGGCGGTACAGCCTGCCGTCCTTTTCGGCGAACACGACCCAGTCATCGGCGACGGTGTAGTCACCGCCCCCGTAGCCGACGCCGCCCCGGACCGGATGGCCGTCCGTCAGGTCGTAAGGCGCGTCGGTGCCGTTGCGGCAAACGAGCACACCGGTATCCGACCGCTGTTCCAGCCATACCAGGCCGGTACCGTCGCCGTTCCACTGCACGTCGTAGAGCGGTGTCCGGGCGCCCATCGTCTTCGCCGTAATGGCGCTTTTCCAGTAACCATACGCTACGGGTATGCGGTCTGTTGACACGGGTAAGCGATCTGTCGTACGTCCGGTCTTCACGGGGTTATCCTTATCACAAGGTTCCTTGTTTACCGCTTGAAATCGCCGCGTTCAAAACCTTTCTTGAATATACCCGCAGGCGGTTCGTAAGCAACCGTTTATGCATCGTCCGAAGGCAGGTCCGATTCATTACCGCCCGACTGGTCCGGGTACGGATTACGGGATATTTCATGCGACTGTCACAGCTCTTCTATCAAACGCTGCGTGAGACCCAGGGCGACGCGGAAATCCCCAGCCATCAGTTGCTCCTTCGCGCGGGCCTCATCCGGCAGGTGGCTTCCGGCATCTTCGCCTACCTGCCCCTCGGCCTGCGGGTCAAACGACGCATCGAAGCGATCGTCCGCGAAGAGATGGACGGCATCGGCGGCCAGGAAGTAACGCTGCCCGTGGTGCAGCCGGCGGACCTCTGGCGGGAGAGCGGCCGGTGGCAGCAGATCGGGAGCGACATGGCCCGGCTGAAGGATCGGAACGGCCGCGACCTGTGCCTGGCCATGACCCACGAAGAAGTGGTGACGTCCATGATACGCGACGTGGTCAGAAGCTACCGTCAAATGCCCTGCCTTCTGTACCAGATCCAGACCAAGTTCAGGGATGAGCCGCGGCCCCGAGCCGGGCTGATCCGCATGCGCGAGTTCACGATGAAGGACGGCTACTCTTTTCACGTGGATGGCGGGGATCTGGACGACTGGTACGAGAAAGTCTTCCAGGCATATACCAACATATTCAGGCGCTGCGGGCTCGACGCGGTGGCGGTGCGCAGCGACCCGGGGATGATGGGCGGGTCGGACGCCCACGAGTTCATCGAACCGGCGCCGTCCGGCGAAGACACGATCCTGTCCTGCGAAGCCTGCGGTTACCGTGCAAACCGGCAGGTTGCAAGATTCGAAAAAGTCCAACCGGCCGCCGAGGAGCGGCTGCCCCTCGAGGACATCCACACGCCGGGCACCGCTACGATCGACGATCTTTCCCGTTTCCTGGACATCCCGGTGACGAAGACCGCCAAGGCCATGTTCATGGTCGCCACCGTCGCGGACGATCAGGACGGGGCGGTGGACCGGTTCGTGTTCGCCGTGCTCAGGGGCGACATGGAACTCAGCGATACCAAGCTCGCCAACGCGGTCGGAGCGCTCCAGCTCCGGCCGGCCACGCCGGAGGAGATACGCGCCGTCGGCGCGGAGCCCGGATTCGGGTCCCCCCTCGGCATAGACCGGTCCCGTTCGCTCCTCGTCGTCGACGATCTGATCCCGGCCTGCTTCAACCTGGTAGCGGGAGCCAACCGCGTCGACTATCACATGCGCAATGTGAATTACGGCCGGGACTACGAAGCCGATATCGTCGCGGACATCGCCGCGGCCGGCGACGGAGACGCCTGCCCCGCCTGCCGCGCCGGCCTCCGGGCCGACCAGGGGATCGAAGTCGGAAACATCTTCAAGCTCGGGGACAAGTACAGCAAAGCCATGAACGCGGGCTACCTGGACCGGGAGAATGTCTCCCGTCCTATCGTCATGGGGTGCTACGGGATCGGCATCGACCGCCTCATGGCATCGATCGTGGAGCGCCACCACGACGACAACGGCATCTGCTGGCCCGCGGCCGCGGCACCATTCCAGGTGGTCGTCATCGACCTGTCCGGCGGCGACCCCCGCGTATCGGACGTGGCGGAATCGGTTTACGAGACCCTGGTCTCGGCGGAACTCGAAGTGCTCTTCGACGACCGCGACGACCGCGCCGGGGTGAAGTTAAACGACGCGGACCTCATGGGCATTCCGGTGAGGCTGACCGTGGGCAGGCGCGGGGTAGAAAAAGGTGTAGTGGAACTCAAGTTACGAAGGTCGGGCGAGATGAAAAACGTGCCGCTGGGGGATGGGCTGGCGGAAGCGGTGAAAGCGTCAATGGGGACGTAAACACGAGTCCTCTGCAGTTTCGTCAGACGATCTCCACCCCGGCCTCTTCCGCGATGCGCCGCACATTCGCGACCGCCGTGGGGATCTTGTCCTCGGGCAGATGTTCCACCAGCATGTAGCCTTCCGGCTGAATCTCCTCCCACCGCCGCACGGCCGTCACCAGGTCGAGCACCCCGGCGCCGGGCACTTCCTCGTTCATGTGGACGACAAAGCCGGGTTCCACGCTGATGTCCTTGATGTGGGAGACCGTCGAGATCGGCCCCATGACGTCGAAGATGCGGTTTAAGCGTTCCGCGCTGTGGTAGGCCTGGTCCAGGGACTGGAAGTGGTTCACAAAATCCATGACCACCCTTAGCCGTTCGGACCCTACGGCCTCAATCACCTGCCGGTTGATCTCGGGCGACCCCATGATCGTGAGCACGTGGGTCTCGATCACCACGGTCATCCCCTCCTCCTCCGCCTTGTCCGCGACCCGCGACAGGGTGTCGATCAGCACGTCGAGCCGTCCCGGTTCGTGGTTCTCGGGTGTGGGGTCGTAGGACCCCGACGGGTTCAGGCTGCCGGTCCGGATCAATACGTTGTGCGCCCTGAGCGCCCGGCCTGCTTCGATGCCGCGGCATATGGTCTTTAAAACCCGGTCACGCACCGATCCGTCCGGGTCGAAGAGGCACTCGCGGTAACCTATTCCGAACTGGGCCAGTTCCAGTCCGAGATTATCATAGAGCGCGTTGACCCGGTTGAAGTCTGCCGGCGTTAACACGTCCAGGACCTCGCCCGGACCGTGGTAGCAAACCGAGGTGACGCCCAGGTCCATGCCCTTTTTCAACACCTCAGCCGTAACGGCCCGAGGATCTCCCGGCGCGTATCCCACTACACCCAGACGCATGGATCAGCCCTTTCTGACTCCGCTGAATTTGAGCCATCCCGCGCGCCGGGCGCACTACGTGCCCATCCGCCCGGAGTCCTTTCAATCCCCGATGACCACCAGCACATCGTTCCTGTCTACCGTGTCCCCTTCGCCGGCCCGGATTTCTTTGACCGAGCCGCCGGTGTGGGCGCGCAGTTCGTTCTCCATCTTCATGGCTTCGATGACGACCACGCCCTGGCCGGTTTCCACCTTGTCGCCCACCGCAACGGAAATCGACACAATGCGACCGGGCATGGGCGCCTTGACCTGTTCGCCCCCTGCGTGGCGGCGGGTCTTGACCTGGCCGCGCAACCGGGCCAGTTGCTCGTCCTCCACGGTTACCACGGACGATACGCCGTTGACCCTGACTTCCCGTTGCTCGCCCCAGGTCGCCGCGACCGCCGTGTAGGACCTTCCTTCGATGAGCAGGGAATAAAGCTGATCCCCCTGGATCGAGGCCATGTCGATTTCCACCGGCTGGCCGTCGATCCGCAGCGCGACCCGGCCTTCCCGGTCATCCAGGCTGACGGCGTATGTTGTACCTTCTATAGTAACGAGGTAGCTCAAAGTACACCCTTTCGCCGTCTTCTGCTTCGTCGTGTCCAGCACCGGGCAACTTGCGGAGGGCAGTCCTCGGCGGGACGACCGTTATCGGCCCCTTCGCATGGCGTCGCGCCGGCCGGTCAGCTTCCACGGACTCTCTCCTGACCCAGGCGGTCCGCCGGATCCATCCCCGCCGCCCCCGGCCGGCATCGCCCGTCTCGTTTCCCGGTGCTTCATGATCGCTGCGAAGGCGGCGGCGATATGACGCTCATCGGCCCCGGCATCTTCGTCAGGACCCATGGTCTCGACGAAAGCAGTGGAATAGTTGCCGGAAATGAACCGGGGG includes:
- a CDS encoding secondary thiamine-phosphate synthase enzyme YjbQ: MRWIQKQITLTPRPRGYHLVTDEITDKVPALADIDVGIAHVFICHTSASLTINENAAPDVRGDFERHMNVLVPEHQPYYRHDEEGPDDMPAHIKASMMGSSVSIPVTGGRLNLGIWQGIYLCEHRDRGGARRLVVTIYGSPA
- a CDS encoding proline--tRNA ligase, coding for MRLSQLFYQTLRETQGDAEIPSHQLLLRAGLIRQVASGIFAYLPLGLRVKRRIEAIVREEMDGIGGQEVTLPVVQPADLWRESGRWQQIGSDMARLKDRNGRDLCLAMTHEEVVTSMIRDVVRSYRQMPCLLYQIQTKFRDEPRPRAGLIRMREFTMKDGYSFHVDGGDLDDWYEKVFQAYTNIFRRCGLDAVAVRSDPGMMGGSDAHEFIEPAPSGEDTILSCEACGYRANRQVARFEKVQPAAEERLPLEDIHTPGTATIDDLSRFLDIPVTKTAKAMFMVATVADDQDGAVDRFVFAVLRGDMELSDTKLANAVGALQLRPATPEEIRAVGAEPGFGSPLGIDRSRSLLVVDDLIPACFNLVAGANRVDYHMRNVNYGRDYEADIVADIAAAGDGDACPACRAGLRADQGIEVGNIFKLGDKYSKAMNAGYLDRENVSRPIVMGCYGIGIDRLMASIVERHHDDNGICWPAAAAPFQVVVIDLSGGDPRVSDVAESVYETLVSAELEVLFDDRDDRAGVKLNDADLMGIPVRLTVGRRGVEKGVVELKLRRSGEMKNVPLGDGLAEAVKASMGT
- a CDS encoding TIM barrel protein, with protein sequence MRLGVVGYAPGDPRAVTAEVLKKGMDLGVTSVCYHGPGEVLDVLTPADFNRVNALYDNLGLELAQFGIGYRECLFDPDGSVRDRVLKTICRGIEAGRALRAHNVLIRTGSLNPSGSYDPTPENHEPGRLDVLIDTLSRVADKAEEEGMTVVIETHVLTIMGSPEINRQVIEAVGSERLRVVMDFVNHFQSLDQAYHSAERLNRIFDVMGPISTVSHIKDISVEPGFVVHMNEEVPGAGVLDLVTAVRRWEEIQPEGYMLVEHLPEDKIPTAVANVRRIAEEAGVEIV
- a CDS encoding S9 family peptidase yields the protein MGARTPLYDVQWNGDGTGLVWLEQRSDTGVLVCRNGTDAPYDLTDGHPVRGGVGYGGGDYTVADDWVVFAEKDGRLYRQSLAPGTARPITPAFGAAAAPTVSPDGKWVLYVHTCESVDVIALVDGEGSGWPVNLVRGADFYMQPAWHPDGEQIAWIEWDQPQMPWDGTRLKTARIDSGRRAPDDERLIAGDTDTPVFQPAFSPDGRWLSYIVTEGEWENLVALDLDTDERRVVAGGATLADPAWVQGVRVYGWGPDGDTLYYRSNEKGFASLWKVCVSSGLKAKLETPRYTWMMQIAVSPARDTVACIASSSTVPERVITLEESEHAVHCHTVHRRSQSEMIPEADLSVPEPISWTNPDGGEVYGLYYPPASSRFSGSGKPPAIVSIHGGPTGQHRTDYSAEIPFFTNRGYACLYVNYRGSTGYGRSYMTALREHWGEYDTEDAVSGALALVERELADLDRIVIKGGSAGGFTVLNALVHHPGVFRAGLCLYGVTNLFGLATDTHKFEAKYLDLMVGTLPEHSDRYQAWSPIFHADRIVDPVAIFQGSEDKVVPPDQAESIVEVLKRNKVPHIYRLYEGEGHGWRKVETIVSFYDDVERFLKRYVL